A stretch of Clostridium formicaceticum DNA encodes these proteins:
- the rimP gene encoding ribosome maturation factor RimP, whose amino-acid sequence MGKVSVEKITEELVSPILENENFELVDIEFKKEGPHKYLRVYIDKPEGITLDDCQKVSEQLSEKLDALDPIEENYFLEISSPGLDRPLKKDSDFEKFKGENVEVKLYEAIDNKKIFEGELIGLEDNKIKINTADIGLVEIPKEKVAITKLAIKF is encoded by the coding sequence ATGGGGAAGGTCAGTGTAGAAAAAATAACTGAAGAATTGGTAAGCCCAATTCTGGAAAATGAAAACTTTGAACTAGTGGATATTGAATTTAAAAAAGAAGGACCCCATAAATATTTAAGAGTGTATATTGACAAACCAGAGGGAATCACATTGGACGATTGCCAAAAAGTCAGTGAACAATTGAGTGAGAAATTAGATGCGTTAGATCCCATCGAAGAAAACTATTTTTTAGAAATTTCTTCGCCAGGTTTAGATCGACCACTAAAAAAAGATAGTGACTTTGAAAAGTTCAAAGGTGAAAATGTAGAAGTAAAGCTATATGAAGCTATTGATAATAAAAAGATTTTTGAAGGTGAACTTATTGGTTTAGAGGACAATAAAATTAAGATAAATACAGCTGACATAGGTTTAGTGGAGATACCTAAAGAAAAAGTTGCGATTACGAAGTTGGCTATTAAATTTTAG